The Brassica oleracea var. oleracea cultivar TO1000 chromosome C7, BOL, whole genome shotgun sequence sequence CGACGACGTTGATGCCCGTAACCTGCTGAAAGAACGGTATAGCAAACGCCATCGCTAACTCAGGCCTGTATCTTGTCTGGAGCAAGTTCAAGAACCCATGTCGTGCGTTTGAGTTTGGCTCAGAACTCGCCTCAACGAGATCGGCAAGCTCGTCTTGTACATCGTTTGTTCCACGGATACGACGTAGCATGAGCTCGGCCTTGTGAACGTCTCCGGTGGTTTGTATGATACTGTTGGGCGTCTCAGGGAGAAAGAGTGCGCCTAACGTGAGGATTGAAGCTGGAACCGCCGCTGTGGCCAGAGAGATTCTCCAGCCGTAGCCTTCTTTGATCTTTTGAGTTTCGTAGTTTGTGAAGTTTGCGGTTAAAAACCCTATTCCGATGCAGAGTTGAAAACCATTGCTGATTGCTCCTCTGTATCTCGCTGGCGCCATCTCCGATAGATATAGAGGAACCGACTGAACAAATACTAACAAACGTAAACAAACAACTCTTGTATACATCAGTCTTCTAAAAATCGGTTTAAACAGCGTTTAAGCACATGTCTATGCACCAATCCCTTATAAAGAATCTAACTACTGTTGAACGATTTTTTAAACATTAGTATATATATTGTAACCATGTTCACTTATTACATTGACCAACTAAATGGAAATATATTGGAGAGCAAGATGTGTATCTTGTGAACTAATTGTTACCGGACGATTGAAATCCGGTTATGAAGTGAATTCTATGAAATCCAAACCAAATATATTATATAAATTTTATTGTGATAGAGATTAGTTAATTTAGATTTATATTATAAGATTTAGATAAGTTATATTCCTAGTTAAATATGTCTAAGTCTTGTGTATATACAAATCTCTTGTAAGTTATCAAGACGACACAATAATATTTAGTCCTATCTCTACTTTACACAACTCGTACCTGGTTTGCGAATCCAACTCCTACACCTAACAAGAGACGTGCAATGATGAGCATAGCAACGTTTTGAGCAGAGCCGCCGAGAGCAGAGCCAGCAAGAAAAGCCACGCCGCCTAGAAATATAGAGGGCTTGCGACCCCAAGAACGAGTCACTGATGAAGCTAACAGAGTAGCTATGAAACCGGAGACGTAGAGAGAAGACGTGAAGGACGTAAGAAGTTGGCTATTGAAAAGGCAATAGTGGTTCTTGTTGTTATGGCTTCTTCTTATTCTGTCTTCTTCTTGGAGCTTATACACTTTTGGAAAAAAAATTTCAAGAAATGGCCCCATTGACATCACTCCACCTACGTAGGTCATTAATTACATGATTTCCATATTATATCTAAAACACGTTTAATAAAATCCTTTTTAATTTATCGGCCATATAAACCAATTTGTTTGCGTTTTCTTTCTAGTTTTAATCTATACTTTTCTCATGTCAGCTATATTTATGTATCATTTTTTATAATTGAGAATACAACCACAAAACATGGATTTGAAACGATCGAAAACTATAAGTATATGTTATGTATGTAAACCTGAAACTCCGATGTCGTAGCCGAAGATGACACCTCCCATGGCGGCCATGACACATGAAGCCACCACAAAATAAGTTATCTTCCCGCCAGATTCTGATGCAGCCATGGCTCCTTTTCTTGATTCTTTTTCTTCCATGTCCACGTAGAGAGACAGTCAGACACAACACAAACTAGTGATAACTTTTCTTCAAAGTAAAATAGAAACCAGGCTGTAAACTTAAACATAAATGGCCAAAGAAATCTTTCTTAGAGAGTAGATTTTAGTCTATATCATCTTAATGTTGATGAGATTCGAGGTATGCAAACTTGTTGGACCACTGGAGTGTCTTTTTTGAAATCGAGTGTGGAACTCTTGGTTGTTGTTTGGCTAATGAGAAATCTATAGTGCACAATAGTAAGAAGAGACATGTGAAGAAAGACTTTTCTATTGCGTAGACAAGTCAAAAGTTTATTTGTTTCTTTATTTTGCCTACTACAATCATTATCTTTTTGTTTGTTGTTTGATATAACATTTGATTTGATGAAGAAAGAGGAGATGATTATCTTCTTAAAGTAAACGATTGGATGATAAGCTCTGGAGATGAGATTGGACCCACTAAGTTGCATGTTTTGACTGTTTAATAGTCCAATAATATAAGACTGAGACTATGTACAATGGTCTAATTCAACATCCTGCTTTACACATTTTTACAATCCACATCATCGTCTTTTTCTTCCACATATTAATTCAACACCCATATAAATTTTTTCACTACGGTTTTGTTTTATAAAATTCAACACCATACCCCACAAATTTTAATTCATATTATTATTATATAATTTTGATAGTTAAATAAAAAAAATGATTGTAACTAAATGAAATAACTAAAATGACATAACTTAATAATTTTAAGTTTATTTTATTTTTATTCTTTACTATTTTTTTACAAAAAAAACCCTCAAATTAATATTATTAAAACAAATATACCATATAGTTGAGGTCCTAAAATTTAATATTGATAAAAATATAGAAATTACAATGAAAATGACATTTTTATTATATATATCCAAATAAAATGAAAGTAGTTTCTATTTATAGATCATTAAAAATAATGAATTTTGATATAATTTTTATTTTGTAGCAAAATGTTCAAATATAAAATAATTAAGTTTGAAATATTTGGTGGAAATAAAAATCATACAAATCTGAAACACCAATCACAATAGAAGATATAGAAGAGTGGGGTCCATTTTATTTTATGTTCTTTCAACTAGTTGAAATTATTCAATTGCTGTGAATCCACGTATGCTCTCTTTTAATTCAACACCCTCTTTACAAAAATCATTTGAAAGAATTATTCAACATGTCCATTACTGATGGTTTAAG is a genomic window containing:
- the LOC106301684 gene encoding sugar transport protein 3, whose product is MEEKESRKGAMAASESGGKITYFVVASCVMAAMGGVIFGYDIGVSGGVMSMGPFLEIFFPKVYKLQEEDRIRRSHNNKNHYCLFNSQLLTSFTSSLYVSGFIATLLASSVTRSWGRKPSIFLGGVAFLAGSALGGSAQNVAMLIIARLLLGVGVGFANQSVPLYLSEMAPARYRGAISNGFQLCIGIGFLTANFTNYETQKIKEGYGWRISLATAAVPASILTLGALFLPETPNSIIQTTGDVHKAELMLRRIRGTNDVQDELADLVEASSEPNSNARHGFLNLLQTRYRPELAMAFAIPFFQQVTGINVVAFYAPVLFRTVGFGESGSLMSTLVSGIVGTASTFLSMLVVDRIGRKTLFLVGGLQMLASQVIIGVIIMVAEAHDGVIGERYGYAVVVLVCVYVAGFGWSWGPLGWLVPSEIFPLEIRSAAQSVTVAVSFVFTFAVAQSVPPMLCKFQAGIFFFYGGWVAVMTVAVQLFLPETKNVPIEKVAGLWEKHWFWGKLTRKRDCQETTSVSS